The Flavipsychrobacter sp. genome contains the following window.
TGGTATAGAACTTATTGGCTCAGGGCTAGACGAAGCTCCGCAAGCCTACAAAGACATACACCAAGTAATGGACGCACAGATAGACCTTGTAGATGTAGTAGGTACCTTCTTACCAAAAATTGTAAGAATGTGTGGTGACGAAAAATTCAAAGAAGTAGACTAAATAAATAAAGCCATCAGTTTTGATGGCTTTATTTATTTAAATTACAACTACTACTTATTTCAAATCGAACCTATCTAAATTCATCACTTTATTCCATGCTGCTACAAAGTCCTTCACAAATTTCTTTTCTGCGTTTTTATAGCCATATACTTCTGCCAAGGCACGAAGTTCAGAGTTAGATCCAAATATCAAATCGGCTCTAGTACCCGTCCATTTCTTTGCCCCTGTTTTACGATCACTACCTTCAAATACATCTTGTGCATCAGTTGTAGCTTTCCAGGTAGTATTTAGATCTAGCAAATTGATGAAGAAATCATTGGTCAACGCTTCCGGTTGTTTTGTAAACACTCCATGAGCAGATTGGTCATAGTTTGTATTTAAAACACGCATGCCTCCCAGTAACACTGTCATTTCAGGAGCTGTCAGGGTCAACAACTGTGAACGGTCTACCAACATTTCTTCTGCAGTAACATTATGCTTTGGCTCAAAATAGTTACGAAAACCATCTGCTGCTGGTTCTAGCGCCTCAAACGACTCTATATCTGTTTGCTCTTGAGAAGCATCCACTCTACCAGGCGTAAAAGGTACTGACACATCGTGTCCTGCATTTTTTGCAGCTTTCTCTACCCCAGCACAACCTGCAAGTACGATCAAGTCAGCAAGAGAAACTTTCTTAGCAAAATCTTTCTGTATACCCTCTAGTGTACCCAATACTTTCTTTAGCTGATTTGGGTTGTTAACTGTCCAATCTTTTTGTGGTGCTAGTCTTATGCGTGCACCATTGGCACCGCCACGCATATCCGAACCACGGAAGGTAGAAACAGAAGCCCAAGCTGTTGATACAAGTTCTGAAACAGAAAGACCAGAGCTTAATACTTTGTCTTTTAATGTGGCAATATCTGCATCGTTTATCAACTCATGATCTAATGCAGGTAATGGATCTTGCCAAGACAATACTTCCTCCGGCACTTCTGGTCCTAAATAACGAGCAATAGGTCCCATGTCTCTATGTGTCAATTTATACCATGCTTTTGCAAAAGCATCAGCAAACTCATCAGGATTCTCATAAAACCTTCTCGATATTTTCTCATATACAGGGTCCATTCTTAATGAAAGGTCTGTAGTTAGCATAAATGGTGCATGCTTTTTACTAGGGTCATGTGCATCTGGTACAAGTCCTGCTCTCGCACCATCTTTTGGTCGCCATTGATGTGCTCCCGCTGGGCTCTTGGTCAGTTCCCACTCATAACCGAATAAATTTTCAAAGAAGTTATTACTCCATTTAGTAGGCGTTGTAGTCCATGCTCCTTCTAGCCCACTTGTGATCGTATCACTGGCATTACCTGTACCGTAGGTGTTCTTCCAGCCCAGCCCTTGCTCTACTATACCAGCAGCAGCAGGCTCAGGACCTACATATTTTTCAGGGTTGGCTGCACCATGTGTTTTACCAAAAGTATGGCCACCCGCTATTAGCGCTACAGTCTCCTCATCATTCATGGCCATACGCTTAAATGTTTCTCGTATGTCTATTGCTGCTGCCAATGGATCAGGATTCCCGTTAGGCCCTTCAGGGTTCACGTATATCAAACCCATTTGTACTGCTGCAAGTGGATTCTCTAACTCTCTATCATCAGTGTATCTTTTATCTCCCAACCATTCTCCTTCCGAACCCCAATAAATATCTTGCTCTGGCTCCCATACATCTTCACGACCACCAGCAAAACCAAAAGTTTTAAAACCCATTGATTCCAACGCGCAGTTACCTGCAAGAATCATAAGGTCAGCCCAAGATATACTGTTGCCATACTTCTGTTTAATAGGCCACAATAACAAACGAGCTTTATCTAAGTTGGCATTATCCGGCCAGCTATTTAACGGTGCAAAACGTTGTGTACCTGAACCTGCACCACCTCGACCATCACCTACACGATATGTACCTGCACTATGCCATGCCATACGTATGAATAAAGGACCATAATGCCCATAGTCAGCAGGCCACCAATCTTGAGAATCGGTCATTAGGTTATTAATATCCTCTTTTATTGCTTTTAGATCTAGCTTTTTAAATTCTTCTGCATAGTTAAACCCTTCGTCCATGGGGTTAGATAGTGATGAGTTTTGTCTAAGAATATTTAAGTCTAATTGATTAGGCCACCAATCTCTGTTTTGTGTGCCACCTCCTGCGCTTTGTCTTAAAGCACCATTATGAAATGGGCATTTACTAATGTCGTTTCCTTGACTTTTTGAATCCATATTATTGCTATTTATATTGTACTAATTATATACTCAAAGTATACATAAATACTTATAAGATATATTGGCAATACTTATAGCAATATCTAAAGGGATTATTGTAGCTACTTCAATCGTAGCTGTATTTTATAGTAGCACCTTACTATTATTAGGCAAAATTGAAAGAATGTAAGCGTTACAAATATGCTGCTGCCCAAAGCAAGCCTGCATAACTCTTGCTCCATTTTGTTTTAAGTGCTATTAGTTTTTGTTGTGCTTGCAACATCTTGTTCTCTCTAGAGTTCACTAAAAACAAAGTACTCTCACCAACATTATATCTGGTCAACTCTCCTCGATACATTTTGTTGAAGTTATTATAAG
Protein-coding sequences here:
- the katG gene encoding catalase/peroxidase HPI; protein product: MDSKSQGNDISKCPFHNGALRQSAGGGTQNRDWWPNQLDLNILRQNSSLSNPMDEGFNYAEEFKKLDLKAIKEDINNLMTDSQDWWPADYGHYGPLFIRMAWHSAGTYRVGDGRGGAGSGTQRFAPLNSWPDNANLDKARLLLWPIKQKYGNSISWADLMILAGNCALESMGFKTFGFAGGREDVWEPEQDIYWGSEGEWLGDKRYTDDRELENPLAAVQMGLIYVNPEGPNGNPDPLAAAIDIRETFKRMAMNDEETVALIAGGHTFGKTHGAANPEKYVGPEPAAAGIVEQGLGWKNTYGTGNASDTITSGLEGAWTTTPTKWSNNFFENLFGYEWELTKSPAGAHQWRPKDGARAGLVPDAHDPSKKHAPFMLTTDLSLRMDPVYEKISRRFYENPDEFADAFAKAWYKLTHRDMGPIARYLGPEVPEEVLSWQDPLPALDHELINDADIATLKDKVLSSGLSVSELVSTAWASVSTFRGSDMRGGANGARIRLAPQKDWTVNNPNQLKKVLGTLEGIQKDFAKKVSLADLIVLAGCAGVEKAAKNAGHDVSVPFTPGRVDASQEQTDIESFEALEPAADGFRNYFEPKHNVTAEEMLVDRSQLLTLTAPEMTVLLGGMRVLNTNYDQSAHGVFTKQPEALTNDFFINLLDLNTTWKATTDAQDVFEGSDRKTGAKKWTGTRADLIFGSNSELRALAEVYGYKNAEKKFVKDFVAAWNKVMNLDRFDLK